Proteins encoded together in one Triticum dicoccoides isolate Atlit2015 ecotype Zavitan chromosome 7B, WEW_v2.0, whole genome shotgun sequence window:
- the LOC119341650 gene encoding probable BOI-related E3 ubiquitin-protein ligase 3, which yields MASVDLQRLRHMLLTTGAGAGHHQLPYAAAMPASGPCYGAALPSQRGHQSYADLFTLPPPPPPMTPAPYQCSEFLAAAADLAKKGGIPDGVQEMITKKRRRDERSSMLSAADVLADHAQQQTMDVDRILLKHAKNMWTALAEQRQNHTRLIVSTVEARAAKRLKAKDEEIERIGIMNWALEERLRNLFMEAQMWRDVAQSHEATANVLRGDLQRALDSQAVRGGGSGDGQEDDAESCCWGENQVPLCAEEEVGTPAVEERPATGAGRCKGCREGAAVVLLLPCRHLCVCASCAAAAQACPACGSAKNGSVCVNFS from the exons ATGGCCTCCGTGGACCTGCAACGCCTGCGCCACATGTTACTCaccaccggcgccggcgccggccacCACCAGCTCCCCTACGCCGCTGCTATGCCAGCGAGTGGGCCTTGTTATGGTGCTGCGCTGCCGAGCCAGCGGGGGCACCAGTCCTACGCGGACCTCTtcacgctgccgccgccgccgccgccgatgacgcCGGCCCCGTATCAGTGTTCAGAGTTCTTGGCGGCCGCGGCTGATCTGGCGAAGAAGGGCGGCATCCCCGACGGTGTTCAGGAAATGATCACCAAGAAGCGGAGGCGCGACGAGCGGTCGTCGATGCTTAGCGCGGCCGACGTTCTTGCGGACCACGCGCAGCAGCAGACCATGGACGTCGACCGCATCCTGCTAAAACAT GCGAAAAATATGTGGACTGCTTTGGCAGAGCAGAGGCAGAACCACACGAGGCTCATCGTCTCGACCGTGGAGGCCAGGGCGGCGAAGCGGCTCAAGGCCAAGGACGAGGAGATTGAGCGGATCGGGATCATGAACTGGGCGCTCGAGGAGCGCCTTCGGAACCTGTTCATGGAGGCCCAGATGTGGCGCGACGTCGCGCAGTCCCACGAGGCCACGGCCAACGTGCTCCGCGGCGACCTGCAGCGGGCGCTCGACTCCCAGGCGGTCCGTGGCGGTGGAAGCGGCGACGGTCAGGAGGACGACGCCGAGTCGTGCTGCTGGGGAGAGAACCAGGTGCCTTTGTGCGCGGAGGAAGAGGTGGGCACACCGGCAGTGGAGGAGCGTCCCGCGACAGGAGCAGGAAGGTGCAAGGGGTGCCGCGAGGGCgcggccgttgtgctgctgctgccgTGCCGGCACCTCTGCGTGTGCGCGTCGTGCGCGGCCGCGGCGCAGGCGTGCCCGGCGTGCGGAAGCGCCAAGAATGGCAGCGTCTGCGTCAACTTTTCGTGA